In Devosia litorisediminis, the genomic stretch TGCGTCAATGCTGGCCATGCCCGCCCCAAGATTGTCGAGGCCATCGCCAAGCAGGCCGCCGAGCTTGATTACGCACCCGCCTTCCAGATGGGTCACCCCAAGGCATTCGAGCTGGCCAATCGTATTGTCGATATCGCCCCCGAAGGGCTCGACCACGTGCTGTTCACCAATTCGGGCTCCGAGTCGGTGGAAACCGCGCTCAAGGTTGCCCTGGCCTATCACCGGGTCAAAGGCGAGGGCGCCCGTTCCCGTCTGATCGGTCGCGAACGCGCTTATCACGGCGTCAATTTCGGCGGTATTTCGGTCGGTGGCATTGTCACCAACCGCAAGATGTTCGGCAGCCTGCTGGGTGGCGTCGATCACATGCCCCACACCCACAACCTGGCCAAGAACGCCTATTCCAAGGGCGTGCCCGAATATGGCACCGAGTTGGCCGATGAGCTCGAGCGCATCGTCACATTGCATGATGCCTCCACCATTGCGGCTGTCATCGTTGAGCCTGTGGCCGGCTCCACCGGCGTGCTCATTCCACCCATGGGCTATCTCAAGCGCCTGCGCGAAATCACCAAGAAGCACGGCATCCTGCTGATCTTTGATGAGGTCATCACCGGCTTTGGTCGCCTGGGCACCCCGTTTGGCGCCGACTATTATGGCGTCACGCCCGACATCATGGTCACTGCCAAGGGCCTGACCAACGGCATCATCCCCATGGGCGCGGTGCTGGTCTCCGCCGAAATCCATGACACGTTCATGCAGGGCCCCGAGCACATGATCGAGTTCTTCCACGGCTACACCTATTCGGGCAATCCGATGGCTTCGGCCGCCGGTCTGGCCACGCTGGAAACCTACAAGGAAGAGGGGCTTCTCACCCGTGGCGCCGAGATGGCGCCGATCTTCCAGGATGCGCTGCACTCGCTCAAGGGCGAGCCGCATGTCATCGACATTCGCAATATCGGTCTGGTCGGCGCCGTTGAGCTTGACCCCATTGCCGGTGCGCCCACCAAGCGCGCCTTCTCGGCCTTCCTCAAATGCTATGAGGACGGCGTTCTGGTCCGCACCACGGGTGACATCATTGCGATGAGCCCGCCGCTGATCATTTCCGAAAGCCAGATCGGTGAACTGATCGACGGCGTACGGACAGCCCTGCGGAGCATCGACTGATGAACATTATTGAAAACGCCGTCGCCGGCAAACGCTACGTCTCGACCGGTCGCCGTGTGCCGGTCTTCAACCCCGCCACCGGCGAAGTTTCCGCCGAGCTGCCGCTCTCGACCATGAGCGAACTCAACGACGCCGTGGCCAATGCCAAGGCCG encodes the following:
- a CDS encoding aspartate aminotransferase family protein; amino-acid sequence: MGSDTAVSNSNAVAPNDLSAFWMPFTSNRQFKQSPRMLVGAKDMHYTTSDGRQVLDGTAGLWCVNAGHARPKIVEAIAKQAAELDYAPAFQMGHPKAFELANRIVDIAPEGLDHVLFTNSGSESVETALKVALAYHRVKGEGARSRLIGRERAYHGVNFGGISVGGIVTNRKMFGSLLGGVDHMPHTHNLAKNAYSKGVPEYGTELADELERIVTLHDASTIAAVIVEPVAGSTGVLIPPMGYLKRLREITKKHGILLIFDEVITGFGRLGTPFGADYYGVTPDIMVTAKGLTNGIIPMGAVLVSAEIHDTFMQGPEHMIEFFHGYTYSGNPMASAAGLATLETYKEEGLLTRGAEMAPIFQDALHSLKGEPHVIDIRNIGLVGAVELDPIAGAPTKRAFSAFLKCYEDGVLVRTTGDIIAMSPPLIISESQIGELIDGVRTALRSID